The following proteins come from a genomic window of Enterococcus gilvus ATCC BAA-350:
- a CDS encoding 2-hydroxycarboxylate transporter family protein: MDVKVGSVPLPVYVVLSAVIFVTGMAQQLPINMLGGFAVILTMGWLLGTIGGNLPFVKNFGGPAILSLLVPSILVFFNLVNQNVLASANILMKEANFLYFYIACLVCGSILGMNRKMLVQGLMRMIVPMMVGMIFAMGVGTLVGVLVGFDWQHALFYIVTPVLAGGIGEGILPLSIGYSAITGVGSEQLVAQLIPATIIGNFFAIMCSALLSRFGEKRPEFSGQGQLVKVGDTDDMADALKEDNSPIDVKLMGAGVLTACTLFIAGGLLQHFTGFPGPVLMIVLASLLKYLNVVPNETQRGSKQLYKFISGNFTFPLMAGLGLLYIPLKDVIGTLSWQYFIVVISVVFTIIVTGFFISRFMNMNPVEAAIISACQSGMGGTGDVAILSTADRMNLMPFAQVATRLGGAITVIVMTGVLRMIF; the protein is encoded by the coding sequence ATGGACGTTAAAGTAGGGTCTGTCCCGCTGCCGGTATACGTCGTGCTTTCAGCAGTGATCTTCGTGACGGGGATGGCGCAGCAGCTGCCGATAAATATGCTGGGGGGCTTCGCAGTCATTTTAACAATGGGATGGTTATTAGGGACGATCGGTGGAAATCTGCCCTTTGTCAAAAACTTTGGTGGACCGGCAATTTTATCTCTTTTAGTTCCGTCGATCTTGGTATTTTTCAATTTGGTCAACCAAAACGTATTAGCTTCTGCGAACATCTTAATGAAGGAAGCCAACTTTTTGTATTTCTACATTGCTTGTCTTGTTTGCGGCAGTATTTTGGGAATGAACCGCAAGATGCTGGTACAGGGCTTGATGCGAATGATCGTACCTATGATGGTAGGGATGATCTTTGCGATGGGTGTTGGGACGCTTGTGGGAGTGCTGGTCGGGTTTGATTGGCAGCACGCTTTGTTCTACATCGTTACACCCGTTCTTGCCGGAGGAATCGGGGAAGGCATCTTGCCGCTATCGATCGGATACAGCGCAATCACTGGAGTCGGAAGTGAGCAATTAGTGGCGCAATTGATTCCGGCAACGATCATTGGTAATTTCTTCGCGATCATGTGTTCCGCGCTGCTGTCGCGCTTTGGCGAAAAACGTCCAGAATTTTCTGGTCAAGGACAGCTAGTCAAAGTTGGCGACACTGATGATATGGCGGATGCATTAAAAGAAGACAATTCACCGATCGATGTCAAATTAATGGGGGCTGGCGTATTGACGGCGTGTACCTTGTTTATCGCCGGCGGCTTGCTGCAGCATTTTACCGGATTTCCTGGACCTGTATTGATGATCGTATTGGCCTCTTTGTTGAAATATTTGAACGTTGTGCCAAATGAAACCCAACGCGGCTCAAAACAATTGTACAAATTTATTTCTGGAAATTTCACGTTCCCATTAATGGCTGGATTGGGCCTGCTGTATATCCCATTGAAAGATGTGATCGGCACGCTTAGCTGGCAATATTTCATCGTGGTGATCAGTGTCGTCTTCACGATCATCGTGACCGGCTTCTTCATTTCACGCTTTATGAACATGAATCCTGTGGAAGCAGCGATTATCTCTGCCTGCCAAAGCGGCATGGGGGGAACCGGTGACGTGGCGATTTTAAGTACTGCGGATCGTATGAACCTGATGCCATTTGCGCAAGTAGCGACACGCCTAGGCGGAGCCATCACCGTGATCGTGATGACCGGTGTCTTACGAATGATCTTTTAA
- a CDS encoding Spo0B domain-containing protein, with amino-acid sequence MKKGLRLWALLSIIFIATLLVTNTVLYSVILYQDAKIVQKREEELLLSVGKQLALEPSVRQTLQKNAFSEKTETYTLEVAKIHQMDFIVLMDMKGIRLTHPDETKIGKHFEGGDEAKALHGKSHVSISEGTLGRSLRGFVPVFENDQQIGVIALGIKLDSLTQLVENSRQQYTIALLVSIGVGLIVASIVAYYLKKQLLNLEPKEISRLLTERNAMLDETKDVVVVIDTDDTINLANIAANEMYHKLSGSADSLTGKTIDQLLLDKEQIDFNRSVQQLYRQNGQDYLFSVAPISVHKKRVGSILFLRNATESLFVTDQLANTTAYASALQSQSHEFMNKLHVIYGLVDLESYDELKIYLNDILKPEKEFSHRLSLLVRNPVIAGFFIGEREKFAERKTQLLIEISPEIPNTANQEQTTHLINVYRYIHHALLLRHLPDEIIMAIDYREQRLKTCYHIQLKEADVRTLESVFTENYFSQLIEDAQGTFQLVTNEQTLSICLETTYQE; translated from the coding sequence ATGAAGAAAGGACTACGCCTGTGGGCTTTGCTATCCATTATTTTTATCGCCACGCTCCTAGTGACCAACACCGTACTTTATAGTGTGATTTTATACCAGGACGCGAAGATCGTTCAAAAAAGAGAAGAAGAACTACTGCTGTCTGTCGGCAAGCAATTGGCTTTAGAACCTTCTGTTCGGCAAACATTACAGAAGAATGCCTTTTCCGAAAAAACGGAGACCTACACTTTAGAGGTCGCCAAGATCCATCAGATGGACTTTATCGTACTGATGGATATGAAGGGGATTCGATTGACCCACCCAGATGAAACGAAGATCGGCAAACATTTTGAAGGCGGGGATGAAGCAAAGGCGCTTCATGGAAAATCCCATGTCTCGATAAGTGAAGGCACCTTAGGCAGATCGTTGCGAGGCTTTGTGCCTGTTTTTGAGAACGACCAACAGATCGGCGTGATTGCTCTGGGGATCAAACTCGATTCCTTGACTCAATTAGTCGAAAATTCACGCCAGCAATACACGATCGCACTGCTGGTCAGCATCGGCGTCGGATTGATCGTTGCATCGATCGTCGCGTATTACTTGAAGAAGCAACTGCTGAATTTGGAGCCAAAAGAGATCTCTCGTCTGCTGACGGAACGAAATGCGATGCTCGACGAGACCAAAGACGTGGTGGTCGTCATCGATACCGACGATACCATCAATTTAGCAAATATCGCTGCTAACGAGATGTATCATAAATTGAGCGGGTCGGCGGATTCCTTGACGGGTAAAACGATTGATCAGCTTCTATTGGATAAAGAACAAATCGACTTCAACCGCTCCGTACAGCAGCTCTATCGCCAAAACGGGCAGGATTATCTGTTTTCAGTCGCTCCGATCTCTGTTCATAAAAAGCGGGTCGGTTCGATCCTCTTCTTACGAAACGCGACGGAATCGTTATTTGTAACGGACCAATTGGCGAATACGACAGCTTACGCTTCCGCCCTGCAAAGCCAATCTCATGAGTTTATGAATAAGCTCCATGTCATTTACGGCTTAGTGGATTTGGAAAGCTATGACGAACTGAAGATTTATTTGAACGATATTTTGAAGCCTGAGAAGGAATTTTCTCATCGTCTTTCCCTTCTGGTAAGAAATCCAGTAATTGCCGGTTTCTTCATTGGAGAACGGGAAAAATTTGCGGAACGAAAGACCCAGCTTTTAATTGAAATCTCGCCGGAAATCCCGAATACCGCAAATCAGGAGCAAACGACACATTTGATCAACGTCTATCGCTACATCCATCACGCGCTCCTGCTGCGTCATTTACCTGACGAGATCATCATGGCGATCGATTATCGTGAACAACGTCTGAAAACCTGTTATCATATTCAATTGAAAGAAGCCGATGTACGGACCCTCGAGTCTGTCTTCACCGAGAATTATTTCTCGCAGCTCATTGAAGATGCGCAAGGAACATTTCAACTGGTGACAAACGAACAAACCCTTTCCATTTGCTTAGAAACGACGTATCAAGAATAA
- a CDS encoding response regulator, with the protein MNVLIIEDDPMVEFIHRSYLEKMGLFQALYSAATVEDAENLLAEKTIALILLDIHLKDGNGLDILRKLRMNQTNHEVILITAANEAPSVKEGLHLGVIDYLIKPFTFERFKKSIALFQEKKQRLEGIEVDQATLDSLFKQAAPAPSDDLEKGLSVDTLTHILTVIHDIHQPFTIQELADQCGLSHVSVRKYISHLEQTKQLKAETVYTKVGRPYKAFRRL; encoded by the coding sequence ATGAACGTGCTGATTATCGAAGACGATCCGATGGTGGAATTCATCCATCGCAGCTATTTAGAAAAAATGGGGCTCTTTCAAGCCCTCTACTCCGCCGCAACAGTCGAAGATGCGGAAAATTTGTTAGCAGAAAAAACAATCGCGCTGATCTTACTAGATATTCATTTAAAGGATGGCAACGGGTTGGATATCTTGAGAAAACTGCGGATGAACCAAACGAACCATGAAGTCATTTTGATCACCGCAGCCAACGAAGCGCCCAGCGTCAAGGAAGGACTGCACCTTGGCGTTATCGACTATTTGATCAAACCCTTCACGTTTGAACGATTTAAAAAAAGTATCGCCTTGTTCCAAGAAAAAAAGCAGCGCCTCGAAGGCATCGAGGTCGATCAAGCGACCCTTGACTCACTCTTCAAACAAGCAGCACCCGCCCCTTCCGATGACTTGGAAAAAGGCTTGTCTGTAGATACGCTAACTCATATTTTGACGGTCATTCATGACATCCATCAGCCCTTTACGATCCAAGAGTTAGCGGATCAATGCGGCCTGTCCCACGTGTCAGTACGAAAATACATCAGTCATTTGGAACAAACGAAACAATTAAAAGCAGAGACTGTTTATACCAAGGTTGGCCGTCCCTATAAGGCTTTTCGACGTTTGTAA
- a CDS encoding ABC transporter permease, whose protein sequence is MFLAINEIKHSKLRYTLVMGVMFLIAYLVFFLTGLAYGLAQDNRTAVDKWDADSILLTEEANNNLNMSMIPLKTFDDVKADEKAYLAQTAGVIKGDNGEKIDVSFFGIDKDQFIAPKLSSGKMFSTDDEAVADISLKDEYDLKLGETVKMAGNDKTLTIVGFTDNAKFNVAPVLYTTIGAYQEIRFETQGTNENTRINAIITRGTVDSVPDDLDKTSISSFINDLPGYSAQVLTFGFMIGFLIVIAAIVIGIFIYVLTMQKAEIFGVMKAQGISSRYISNSVIAQTFLLATVGVVVGLAATLGTALVLPDAVPFQVNMLFFGGISLLMILVALIGAFFSVRTIVKIDPLKAIG, encoded by the coding sequence ATGTTTTTAGCAATCAATGAAATCAAACATTCGAAGCTGCGTTACACCTTAGTGATGGGCGTCATGTTTCTGATTGCCTATTTGGTGTTCTTTTTGACGGGACTGGCTTACGGGCTGGCGCAGGACAATCGGACGGCAGTAGACAAGTGGGATGCAGATTCTATTCTGCTGACAGAGGAAGCAAATAACAATTTAAACATGTCTATGATCCCGTTAAAAACCTTTGACGACGTGAAGGCGGATGAGAAAGCGTATCTTGCCCAGACAGCGGGTGTCATAAAGGGCGACAACGGAGAAAAAATTGATGTCAGCTTTTTTGGGATCGATAAGGACCAATTTATCGCGCCGAAGCTGAGCAGCGGGAAGATGTTCTCGACTGACGATGAAGCGGTGGCGGACATTTCCTTGAAGGATGAATACGATCTGAAGCTCGGTGAAACGGTCAAAATGGCCGGTAATGACAAAACATTGACGATCGTTGGTTTTACAGATAACGCAAAATTCAACGTCGCACCTGTATTGTACACGACGATCGGCGCGTATCAGGAAATTCGTTTTGAGACACAGGGAACGAATGAGAATACTCGGATCAACGCGATCATTACGCGTGGAACGGTCGATTCGGTTCCTGATGATCTGGACAAGACCAGCATCAGCAGTTTTATCAATGATCTGCCGGGCTACAGTGCACAAGTATTGACCTTCGGATTTATGATCGGGTTCTTGATCGTCATCGCGGCGATCGTGATCGGGATCTTCATTTATGTATTGACGATGCAAAAAGCGGAGATTTTCGGCGTCATGAAGGCACAAGGAATCTCAAGCCGCTACATTTCAAATTCCGTGATCGCTCAAACCTTCTTGCTGGCGACTGTCGGTGTCGTGGTCGGTTTGGCGGCGACGCTAGGAACAGCGCTGGTACTACCAGACGCGGTGCCGTTTCAAGTGAACATGCTGTTTTTCGGCGGAATCAGTCTATTGATGATTCTGGTGGCGTTGATCGGAGCGTTCTTCTCCGTTCGAACGATCGTGAAGATTGATCCATTGAAAGCAATCGGATAA
- a CDS encoding ABC transporter ATP-binding protein → MSAIEFKQVEKTFKDGDSTIEALKETNFSVEKGEFVAIIGPSGSGKSTFLTIAGGLQSPSEGEVLINDEDFSKKKEKDRAKLRFKEIGFILQASNLVPFLTVKKQLKLVDKVSKNDNTQVAEKLFDQLGIASLENKYPEELSGGERQRVAIARALYHDPTIILADEPTASLDSEKAYEVVKILAKETKEKKKATIMVTHDTRLVKFCDRVLEMKDGMLKEKELSEDDAHPDSV, encoded by the coding sequence ATGAGTGCAATTGAATTTAAACAAGTAGAGAAAACATTTAAAGATGGTGATTCGACGATCGAAGCCTTGAAGGAAACGAATTTCTCCGTGGAAAAGGGAGAATTTGTCGCAATTATTGGTCCCTCCGGTTCGGGGAAGAGCACCTTTTTGACCATCGCCGGCGGTCTGCAATCGCCTTCGGAAGGGGAAGTCTTGATCAATGACGAAGACTTCAGTAAGAAGAAGGAAAAGGATCGGGCAAAATTGCGGTTCAAAGAAATCGGCTTTATTTTGCAGGCATCCAATCTAGTGCCATTTCTGACCGTCAAAAAGCAATTGAAGTTGGTGGATAAGGTCAGCAAAAACGACAACACGCAAGTTGCGGAGAAATTATTTGACCAACTGGGAATCGCGAGTCTAGAGAACAAATACCCGGAAGAACTTTCTGGTGGGGAACGTCAGCGGGTCGCGATCGCTCGCGCCTTGTATCACGATCCGACGATCATTCTTGCGGATGAACCTACCGCCAGTCTGGATTCTGAAAAAGCCTATGAAGTCGTTAAGATTTTAGCGAAGGAAACGAAAGAAAAGAAGAAGGCGACGATCATGGTGACTCACGACACTCGCTTAGTAAAATTTTGCGACCGCGTGTTAGAAATGAAGGACGGCATGCTGAAGGAAAAGGAACTTTCTGAAGACGACGCCCACCCGGATAGCGTATAA
- a CDS encoding NAD(P)-dependent malic enzyme yields MKKDVKELALEQAKQNGGKLEVVSKVTINDREDLSIAYTPGVAAVSSAIAEDKKLAYELTTKKNTVAVISDGSAVLGLGNIGPEAAMPVMEGKAALFKRFAGVDSIPLVLDTQDTEEIIQIVKALAPTFGGVNLEDISAPRCFEIEQRLIEECDIPIFHDDQHGTAIVVLSALFNSLKLIGKTIEEVKIVVNGGGSAGLSVTRKFLAAGAKNVTVVDKHGILNADDAAELPEHHAEIAKVTNPAHASGTLQDALVDADVFVGVSAPGVLKSEWIKTMAEKPVIFAMANPTPEIFPDEALEAGAYIVGTGRSDFPNQINNVLAFPGIFRGALDARARKITVEMQIAAAKGIASLISEDELTTTNIIPDPFQEGVAKVVAKSVSDAVYETATV; encoded by the coding sequence ATGAAAAAGGATGTAAAAGAGTTGGCATTAGAACAAGCAAAACAAAACGGCGGTAAATTGGAAGTTGTATCGAAGGTTACGATCAATGATCGTGAGGATTTGAGTATTGCGTATACGCCAGGTGTGGCGGCAGTTTCTTCGGCTATTGCGGAAGACAAAAAATTGGCGTACGAATTGACAACGAAAAAAAACACGGTTGCTGTGATCAGCGATGGTTCAGCAGTTTTGGGATTAGGCAATATCGGGCCAGAAGCAGCAATGCCAGTCATGGAGGGGAAGGCAGCGTTATTTAAACGGTTTGCTGGAGTAGATTCGATCCCCTTGGTCTTGGACACTCAAGATACCGAGGAGATCATCCAGATCGTCAAAGCGCTGGCACCGACGTTTGGCGGGGTGAATTTAGAAGATATCAGTGCGCCGCGCTGTTTTGAGATCGAACAGCGTTTGATTGAAGAATGTGACATTCCGATTTTCCATGACGACCAGCATGGGACGGCGATCGTTGTCTTATCTGCGTTATTCAATAGTTTAAAATTGATTGGAAAAACGATCGAGGAAGTAAAAATCGTTGTCAATGGCGGCGGTTCTGCGGGACTCTCTGTGACGAGAAAATTCTTAGCAGCAGGCGCAAAAAATGTAACAGTGGTAGACAAGCACGGCATACTAAACGCAGATGATGCGGCAGAATTGCCAGAGCACCATGCGGAAATCGCCAAAGTCACGAACCCAGCCCATGCCTCTGGAACATTGCAGGATGCTTTAGTGGACGCAGATGTTTTTGTCGGCGTGTCAGCCCCTGGCGTGTTAAAATCAGAATGGATCAAGACCATGGCAGAAAAACCCGTGATCTTCGCGATGGCAAACCCGACACCGGAAATCTTCCCTGATGAAGCATTGGAGGCAGGGGCTTATATCGTAGGAACAGGCCGTAGTGATTTTCCAAATCAAATCAATAATGTACTGGCCTTTCCAGGTATCTTCCGCGGCGCGCTGGATGCCAGAGCACGAAAAATCACTGTTGAGATGCAGATTGCAGCGGCGAAGGGGATCGCCAGTTTGATCTCTGAAGATGAATTGACGACGACCAACATCATTCCTGATCCATTCCAAGAAGGCGTCGCAAAAGTAGTAGCGAAATCAGTCAGCGATGCGGTGTATGAAACAGCAACCGTTTAA
- the dapA gene encoding 4-hydroxy-tetrahydrodipicolinate synthase, with amino-acid sequence MRIFEGSGVALVTPMKADGAVDYKKLEELVEWQISEGTDAIIACGTTGEASTLANDEHIAVIEAVVNKVNGRVPVIAGTGVNDTQHAIELSTGAEKVGADALLIVTPYYNKASDEGLFLHYQKIAENVELPIILYSVASRTNMNIAPQMVKRLSEIPNVVAIKEASGNISQIAEIAQIMPEEFAIYSGNDDQVLPIMALGGSGSISTIANIAPKQTHELTKATLEGDFSLAKELQLAQIPLIHAIFCEVNPIPVKTAVGLLGKIDVHFRLPLSPAKAETVEGLKKEMTAYGLEVAE; translated from the coding sequence TTGAGAATATTTGAAGGATCTGGTGTCGCTTTAGTTACACCCATGAAAGCCGATGGTGCTGTTGATTACAAGAAGTTAGAGGAACTTGTTGAGTGGCAGATCAGCGAAGGTACCGATGCGATCATCGCTTGCGGAACGACTGGTGAAGCCTCCACATTAGCCAATGACGAACATATCGCTGTGATCGAGGCCGTCGTCAATAAGGTGAATGGACGCGTCCCGGTGATTGCAGGCACAGGTGTAAATGACACACAGCATGCCATCGAATTGTCAACAGGCGCTGAAAAAGTAGGTGCCGATGCCCTATTGATCGTGACTCCTTACTATAATAAAGCTTCAGATGAAGGTCTGTTTCTTCACTACCAAAAAATCGCAGAAAACGTGGAATTGCCGATTATTTTATATTCTGTGGCTTCACGTACGAATATGAATATTGCCCCGCAAATGGTCAAACGCTTGAGCGAGATCCCGAATGTGGTGGCGATCAAAGAAGCCAGCGGCAACATTTCGCAAATCGCAGAGATCGCTCAGATCATGCCGGAGGAGTTTGCGATCTATTCTGGAAACGACGATCAAGTCTTGCCGATCATGGCCTTAGGCGGCAGTGGCTCGATTTCAACGATCGCAAACATCGCGCCAAAACAGACCCACGAGCTGACAAAAGCCACGTTGGAAGGAGATTTCTCTTTAGCAAAAGAATTACAGCTTGCTCAAATCCCGTTGATCCATGCGATCTTCTGCGAAGTGAACCCTATCCCGGTTAAAACAGCGGTTGGTCTTTTAGGGAAAATCGACGTACACTTCCGGCTTCCCTTGTCTCCGGCAAAAGCCGAGACCGTTGAAGGATTGAAAAAAGAAATGACTGCCTACGGGTTGGAGGTAGCAGAATGA
- a CDS encoding HAD family hydrolase: MKDVKIIFFDVDGTLIDMEKKQISEKMLATLRALKEQNIVLCIATGRSPIALPQFENLTFDAFLTFNGSYCFNKKESIYKNPIPQKDVAQVVENAKALNRPVAIATSDKTITNGEDVDLIDYFAFAHQPVIVSEDFDTTIQKEEIFQLMLGARKEEYADVMKHATASKITAWWDRAVDIIPTSSGKGTGIKEMLDYYGFDSDQAIAFGDGNNDIEMLEAVGWGLAMDNASEDLKEIADEVIGHVAEEGIYHYCLENGLIEDDQFG; encoded by the coding sequence ATGAAGGACGTAAAGATTATTTTTTTTGATGTGGATGGTACATTGATTGATATGGAGAAAAAACAAATTTCAGAAAAGATGCTGGCAACTTTGAGAGCGCTTAAAGAACAGAATATTGTTCTTTGCATTGCGACGGGGAGGAGCCCAATCGCGCTGCCTCAGTTTGAAAATCTGACTTTTGATGCTTTTTTGACCTTTAACGGGTCTTATTGTTTTAACAAAAAAGAGAGTATTTATAAAAATCCGATTCCGCAAAAGGATGTGGCGCAAGTTGTTGAAAATGCGAAGGCGCTGAATCGTCCGGTAGCGATCGCTACGAGTGATAAAACCATTACGAATGGCGAAGATGTGGATTTAATTGATTATTTTGCATTCGCTCATCAACCGGTGATCGTATCAGAGGACTTTGATACGACGATACAGAAGGAAGAAATTTTTCAATTAATGCTAGGGGCTCGCAAAGAAGAGTATGCGGATGTAATGAAGCATGCGACGGCTTCGAAGATTACGGCTTGGTGGGATCGTGCGGTGGATATCATCCCAACTAGCAGCGGTAAGGGTACTGGGATCAAGGAAATGCTGGATTATTATGGCTTTGATAGCGATCAAGCGATTGCATTTGGCGATGGGAATAATGACATTGAGATGCTTGAAGCCGTTGGCTGGGGCTTGGCCATGGACAATGCGTCTGAGGATTTGAAAGAAATCGCGGATGAAGTCATCGGACATGTGGCCGAAGAAGGCATCTACCATTATTGCTTAGAAAATGGCTTGATTGAGGACGATCAGTTCGGATAA
- a CDS encoding TetR/AcrR family transcriptional regulator: MYEEILDIAEDLFMRQGYNDTSTRQIAKILNITQPNIYYHFKNKEEIYFQVMKRLSTEVGKNLSDLSKKAGSFEARVTAMVFYLQERHPFSLFMMMHDIQHTLNPEIAKQLFSFWQESYKRPFLDLFNQEPKIRTSVEPEVAVRQLFILISANLESPEAVQKENMEKSIQLFFYGVLDN; the protein is encoded by the coding sequence ATGTACGAAGAGATTTTGGATATTGCAGAAGATTTGTTCATGAGACAAGGGTACAACGACACCTCCACACGGCAAATTGCAAAAATCTTAAACATCACCCAACCAAACATATACTATCATTTTAAAAATAAAGAAGAGATCTACTTTCAAGTAATGAAACGCTTATCAACAGAAGTAGGGAAGAACCTTTCTGACCTATCGAAAAAAGCGGGGAGCTTTGAAGCGCGGGTCACGGCAATGGTCTTTTACTTGCAGGAGCGACACCCGTTCAGCTTATTCATGATGATGCATGACATCCAGCATACGCTAAATCCTGAAATCGCGAAGCAGCTCTTTTCTTTTTGGCAGGAGTCGTATAAGCGCCCGTTTCTCGACCTGTTCAATCAGGAACCAAAAATTCGTACGTCTGTCGAACCCGAGGTTGCGGTGCGTCAGCTATTCATATTGATCTCGGCAAATTTAGAATCGCCAGAGGCCGTACAAAAGGAAAATATGGAAAAATCCATCCAGCTTTTCTTCTACGGAGTCTTGGACAACTAA
- the dapD gene encoding 2,3,4,5-tetrahydropyridine-2,6-dicarboxylate N-acetyltransferase produces the protein MTLTDPYEIAKYIKNAEKMTPVKAYVQGDLTGITKEKVQFFGQEKTWILIGESQAVQEVLTEQKQHITEVHLENDRRNSAIPMLDISSVNARIEPGALIRDRVAIGDKAVIMMGAIINIGASIGDSTMIDMGAILGARATVGNHAHIGAGAVLAGVLEPPSASPVVVEDNVLVGANAVILEGVHIGKDAVVAAGAIVTKDVPAGAVVAGTPARIIKMKDEIDPGKTEFLKDLR, from the coding sequence ATGACTTTGACTGATCCTTATGAAATTGCAAAATACATTAAAAATGCCGAAAAAATGACCCCTGTCAAAGCCTACGTACAAGGCGATTTGACGGGCATCACCAAAGAAAAGGTACAGTTTTTCGGACAAGAAAAAACATGGATCTTGATTGGTGAAAGTCAGGCAGTACAAGAAGTATTGACAGAACAAAAACAACACATTACCGAGGTCCACCTTGAAAATGACCGCCGCAACTCAGCGATCCCGATGCTGGATATCTCCTCCGTCAATGCACGGATCGAACCCGGCGCCTTGATTCGCGACCGTGTAGCCATCGGTGACAAGGCGGTTATCATGATGGGCGCCATCATCAACATCGGTGCATCGATCGGTGATAGCACGATGATCGACATGGGTGCGATCTTAGGTGCTCGTGCGACGGTCGGAAACCACGCTCATATCGGCGCCGGCGCCGTCTTGGCTGGTGTTCTTGAGCCGCCTAGTGCCTCTCCTGTGGTTGTGGAAGACAATGTATTAGTAGGCGCCAATGCCGTCATCTTAGAAGGCGTCCACATTGGAAAAGACGCGGTCGTTGCCGCAGGTGCGATCGTAACAAAAGATGTCCCTGCTGGCGCAGTCGTTGCAGGAACGCCTGCACGAATCATTAAAATGAAGGACGAGATCGACCCGGGAAAAACAGAATTTCTCAAAGATTTACGTTAA
- the dapB gene encoding 4-hydroxy-tetrahydrodipicolinate reductase codes for MIDILLSGANGRMGQVLQTMIAEQPEMRVVAGVDREAFEADFPTYRSIEDCQTNADVVIDFSHYSAVPAVLEYCGDKKIPVVVATTGLTDEIHEQIQRTAEETAVFFSANMSLGINLLAKAIREITPVLEEDFNIEIVEKHHNQKKDSPSGTALLLADAVNDAVEEKKTYIYGRHGNDLENPLSELGIHAVRGGTIPGEHTVIYAGPDEVIELNHLALSRNVFASGAVKAAKYISNKTTGLYDMEKLIDEK; via the coding sequence ATGATCGACATCCTTTTAAGCGGTGCGAATGGGCGCATGGGACAAGTCCTGCAAACGATGATCGCGGAACAACCTGAGATGCGCGTCGTAGCCGGCGTTGATCGTGAAGCCTTTGAAGCAGACTTTCCTACCTATCGCTCCATCGAAGACTGCCAGACAAACGCTGACGTCGTCATTGATTTTTCCCATTACTCTGCTGTTCCCGCTGTTCTGGAGTATTGCGGAGACAAAAAGATCCCAGTAGTCGTAGCAACGACCGGCTTGACTGACGAGATCCACGAACAGATCCAACGAACTGCCGAAGAAACGGCGGTCTTCTTCTCAGCAAATATGTCCCTGGGTATCAATCTTCTAGCAAAAGCGATCCGCGAGATCACGCCTGTTTTAGAAGAAGATTTTAATATCGAGATCGTGGAAAAGCACCACAATCAGAAAAAAGATTCACCTAGCGGGACCGCCCTTTTACTTGCGGATGCCGTTAATGATGCCGTTGAAGAAAAGAAGACGTATATTTATGGGCGCCACGGAAATGATCTGGAGAACCCCTTATCTGAGTTGGGTATCCACGCGGTACGCGGCGGGACTATCCCCGGCGAGCACACTGTGATCTACGCAGGTCCAGACGAAGTCATCGAACTGAATCATTTGGCTTTGTCCCGCAATGTTTTCGCCAGCGGTGCCGTAAAAGCAGCTAAATACATCAGCAACAAAACGACCGGTTTATACGATATGGAAAAACTGATCGATGAAAAATAG